The genomic window aaaatatagtttTTGGTTAGATATGATACATCCTAATacgtactacgaatctgaacagagaTATGTCCTATCCAACCCAAATccactatattttgagacagagggagtagttacatgcaaattacaatgtaattacactacaattAGCACTGCATTTACAATTGACAAATTTTAGAGTAATTTGTTggtaaatatatagcaaaattgatcAGAAATCTGATTTTCTGTGTTGTACGGTGTTCTCTgtagaaaataagaaataaataaatgttgGGTCGATAGAGATGGATCATCATATAGACATTTTTGGCCACAGTACGTTCATAGTATCCGGGACGTCTGATAGCATTATTGCACTTTTTCCATATTATGCTAAGCGTCTTTTGATTCCAAAAATCTTCGTtactcaaaagtcaaaacgaccGTGTATGTTATATCAAAACTACATGCAAGATCTGGCAGACAAGATAGATAAAAATGGGAATGTcttaatatatatgttgtatagTAATTTCTTGAGGAGTACACAACTTCATTTAATTTAGGCATGCATGCTTGTCCATATGTAGCAAGTATGCATGCAGCGAAACCCCACGGATTAATTAATTTGGCGGTAGATCTCATCATAACAGAGAGTACGTACgtagtagtactgtagtacaCTTTGGATTTATACAAATTAAGCCAACACATTAGTCTTCAGATTACAATACCAAGCCTCTTGACGCTTCACCTTGAAGCTGTCTAGGTTGACAGAGATCGAGCGCATGCACATCCTGggacttggtggtggtggtgtttgaGATAAATCTTCCATCAAATCGATCCTAGCTtttgtatttttcatattcacgTGAGGGCAGATTATTCAGATTATTTTTCATATCTAGCCAATTAGCTGGATATAGTCGTAGAAACGTAACGCACGCAAGCGCGAAATTGCATGCGTATCACAAGATTATTCAGTAGAAATTGCTTCCAAGAATGAATGATCAAGAGGAAGGATCGGAGAGGGTGGAtggatctctctctctttttgagGAGATCGAGGTGGAGatagatgcatcatgcatgtcgACTGGGTATAGACCGATAATTAACTGATCTGTCGCGAGTACTGGCTGATCGATCATCCGTCAGGTTAATTTGGTGGAGGAAGGAATTAAgcggcgatcgatcgccgatGGGAAGTGCGATCGTACGTCCACCAGTTGGGATCGTGGTTGCGGTAGCTGGTTGAGGGTGGTAGCGGCTGCCGGCGATCGAAAAGGCTTACCGTATGTGAAGCAGACGGCCGGAGTTGGCCGGCGTTGCCGCGCGCGAGAGTGCTCGTCAGTTCATCAGATAATCCAGCACGTACAACAGGTTCAGCCCCGTGATCCAGAGCACGTAGGCGGCGAAGAACCACCCGCCGGaagggtcgtcgtcgccgtcgccgtcggccgggTCGTCCCGGCGCCCCGCCGCGAGAGCGTCGGCGAGAAGGAAGTACGCGGCACCAGCCACCATGAACCCGACGGCGAACACCTCGCCGCGGAcaggcctccacctccgccgccgcctgatcaGCCCGCGTCGGTGCCCACCGTCGATCTcgtggctcggcggcggcggcggcggggacggcgccTTGCCtttgccgcctccgccgtctcccgccggaAAACAACCCGCCTCGTCGTCTCTCTCCCCTTGCATCACCGAGACACAAATTAATCCTCCGGCctcgatctttttttttctcccgttCGATTTCACGCAAAATTGCGCACGGCTTGTTGGCAACGAAGCTCTCGTAGGCGTAGCTAGCCTATATCTTTATATGGCTACTCCTATACAAAAGATGGCTgtatttagatccaaagtttggatccaaacttcagtctttttccatcatatcaattTGTCATAtgcacataacttttcagtcacatcatctctaattttaactaaaataaactttccgctgaactaaacacagccgatgTGCTGCTTtaagggggaaaaaaagcaTGTCCTACGAAGCTTCGTGGAAGCGCGCGCGTAGGTACGACGTAGCTTCTTGGAAGCTTCGTGCATGAACTGCTCCGAGTTCACAAAtcagtcgatcgatcgatcgatcagcagaGACAGAGACTATCTTGCGTCTGCAATCGTCCACAGGAACACGGTATTAATTGTTGTCGTTTCTATATAGAAAATCTGGGGAGCGGAAGACAAGAGTACTAATCGTGGGGACACACACTACAGCTCTCAATATCGATCTTATCTCTTATCAGTTGATTTGCATCAGTACTGCATGTTAATGGTGAGTGTTTCTTGGTCTTTTAATCGAATTCATTAATGCGTGAAGCAGCTCATGCTTACGTACGTCGGGTGTCATGCAGCAGTCTATATATAGATAAGATGATAAGAGCGGAAGCGCGTAAAGGTTGATAGTAACATATCAGTCCGTTAATTAAGGGAGAAGATATAGTCTAAGGAATTAATTAACTTTCATTGCTGCTGGATCTGCATGCTGGTGTGTCCAATTAAATATGCAGTTTGTTTGTTACTACTGCATGTATCTATCATAGGGACCGCGTAATTTCCTAGCTTTAGTAGATAGAAGCTGGAGTACTTGCTATTTATGACCagagaaaattaattaagtactgtAAGAGTATGGCTGGTCTTCACTCAGATGCCACATTGAAAGGAATCTAGCTACGTGCGGACGTGACACATACGTACATTATTGTCTTCAGCCACAAGTGGGTGGGCGGCGGTCTCTTTTCAACCTACtcacttacttcctccgtctcataaaaaaccaacctagtatcggatgtgacatatcctactactataaatctagacatacatctgtctagattcatcgtactaaaatatgtcacattcgATCCtacatttgttttttatgggacggatggagtaggtTCTAGTCACGTGTAGTTTCAGTTAATCAGAAGTTGTATGGACGCATATAATCAGATAGCGTCGAAAAAATTCAGTGACCACCACCAGTAGTTCTCAATATATTCAgataataaggttttttttctttttgaacagTAGATAATAATTAAGGTTCTGAAGCCACAGACGTACGCAGACTGCAACATTTTCAGTACATAGATAGGAGTACATTGATCTTCAATCAGCTCTGACTGTATAGCTTTGCAGCTACGTTTGCTCTCCATCCATTTCTCTACTAGTAATTTCTTGCACAGTAGTAGCGATCAAATTAATAGGGCCTATCACATGTGTATAAAATCAAAAGCTTACTTCACCAATGTCAGATTCCATTTTATTTCTACGTATAAGGAAGATGAATTACATCTCTCGGTTCTTTGCATATTTCAGATTCCATATGTCAGGCTTATCTCGTACTACAGTAATTTACAGTACAAGTCCAAATTTTCAGGGTTTTGGACGTTGCAGAAATCAGCATATACatgattgcatgcatgcatgcatatgtagaACCAAAATAATGAATGCACAACATATATGTTGCCTGTCAATTGAGCAATTAATCGAAAACCTTATGATATGCCGTTACAGCCTTACAGGTACTACCAGTCATCCGTGTGCTTGTTTTTCTTCGTCCTCCATCACGCGCCGAATTAGCTGCCGATTTGATAGAAGAGAGCGAGCGCAGCGAGCACGACGGTGCCCAAGCCGCAGCacgccagcaccgccgccgcgaccgccaCGCTCGCCTTCCTTGCCGGCGCCGTGGACGCCACCACCCCCAGGCTCACCGCGGCGACGAACGCCGACGTCAGGAAGAACGTGCACACCTTCAGCTGCGCCTTGCCCACCGCGCCGCTGAGCAGCCCGCCGAACACGGCAAGCACGGCCCCGAACGACACGGACGCCACCGCCACGGAGATGGCGTACATCGTCCCCAGCTCGGccttcccgtcgccgccgtcgacgtcctcctcctcgcctacCGCCGCAGTGCAGAACTCGATGAACGCCcacgcggcggctccggcgaccACTGGGAAGACGACGGCCGGCACGAGGAGCCCGTGAAGGATTGTCGCGGCGATCAGCAGCAGCGCCGGCACTAGCATCGCGAGCATGACGGCGTTTGCGATGGCTAGTATAGTCTTCTGCCACATCCGGTGATCTTCACTGCTGGACAGCAGCCTGCAAAGGAGCAGCGCCAAGATTCCGGCGAGACCGGAACCGAGCATGAAGAAGATCGACACCTTGGCGTATGAATACTGACCACCCAATTTCTCTGCCTTGTGATAGATTCCAAGGAGATCTCCAATGAAGCCAGAGAATGATGTTGTCACCAGACATAAGGTGAGCTGAGTTGCACTCTTCAGTGCTTTCTTCAGAGCTTTACTCTCTTCAGGCCTTACATCTCTCACATCGAATTTGCCATTATATATGAAGTGAAATACACCAACAAGGATGGAAGGGACCAATGAAATGGGCAGGAAGTAATAGGCCTTCGGAAGCAGAGAACAAGTGATGGAAATAAATGACAAAATAAGGGAGGATATGGAGATAGCCAAGAGGACTATGGAAACTTTGAGCTGGTTGATGGCTCTGATGATGCGCTCTGACTTGATCGTCATCAACTTCAGGGTGTGGAACATGAGGGAAATGGCGGTGATAAAGGCTGTGAAGGCAAAGAAGGCGGCGAATTTCAGTCCATGTGGAAGTTTGAGTGCATCTCCACGAAGAAATAGAATGTCAATCAGGGGGACTGTAGAGATTGTGACGAGGAGCAGTGCAAGTTTCAGGTAGTGATGCATCAGGCGTTTGCCCTCTTTCCTTGCAATGCTACTCGTTGATGATCCATTCTGCAACGTCAAACGCACTGATCATTAAGGTTCATAAtgatcatatactccctctgtttctaaatatttgacgccgttgactttttaaaacatgtttgaccgttcgtcttattcaaaaaatttacgtaattattaattctttttctatcatttgatttattgttaaatatacttttatgtatacatatagttttacatatttcataaaagtttttgaataagacgaacattcaaacatgtttaaaaaagtcaacggcgtcaaatatttggAAATGGGGGGAGAATAAACTTGGGGATACACATGGATATCCTCACAAAAAAATTCGCTGATATTTCATGCTAACAATATCCAGAAAGGTTATGTTTGTGAGTATTTAGGCTTAAATGCTATGAACTGGATCTTTGAGGCCATAAATAGCTTTGGGATAAAAATAACAGAAGTTTATATGGAAGCAAATCAAAaggatagaaaaataattaattaataaatacgGTAAAagttccccgcaaaaaaaaagctTTGAAGTAAAAGTTAAAAACATGTAAAATTCTGGAGGAGATCGAATGACTTCGTGGATTTGCATGCAGTAGATAGTAGTCACTAGTCAGCTTCTACGAAACAATCAAgatcaattatatatattgaggATTTTTGAGTTACCTCAGGTGGCAGGTTTGATGGGTGATTTCGTCCTGCTTCTATATCTTCCCCATGATGGCCATGATTCGGCAAAGCTTGCACGTCCTGCATCTCTTTGTCTTGAGATAAGTCCCCCGTCTCTAGCAGTGGCTGCAGCATGAGTGAAAGATAATCGTCGTCAGATCTGGATGAACATATATGGAGCCAGAATATTTCCAAGCCTAGGGCTCAATTGGTTGAATGTATATAATTTTGTCTTCATCTTCtagtttttgaagttttaaaatggAATATCAATGAATATTTAGGATCATGAGTAGGGCTGCAGCCCCTGAGTGCAATGGAGATTCACTAATCTGATCCTTTTGTACAACATCTTCAGAATCAGGTGTGCGTGGATAACCTTTGAGAGCTTTCTGGTTTATGAATCTTAGCTCTGCTTGTATGAGTTGTTCTTTACTTGACAGATTTTAGGGCTAAATAAGCAAAAACTTTTGCCGAGTTCCAACGATGAGAAGTTGatgtatgcatatataccaCCGTGGCACAGCAAGTCAGCAACAGCACTAGAACAAAATTTGCAGCGACCAATTGGCCGAATCAAAGCATAGCACATAACAGCTAAAAAGGGATTAGTTATACACCAGAAGTGATCACAGTTTCAGACCATAACATCAGCAGATCTATATGGATCTTAGATTTGAGATCACATAATTTCAAGTAAATTTAACAATGCTAGATCGATCGAACTGGGTTTTTGCAACGAACTGTCTCAAAAACCTAAGACCTAAAACTTAATTCATACAATGGAACTTGTGGGTTTATGGATTTTACTCTATGGTGTTCCTTCGAGCCTATCATATTAAACCCGCCTATCAAAATCGAGCTCCACAGACACACATCCGAACCAAGAAATTTCGCGCTTGCCATTTTCGGAATTTACCATCTAATTCACAGCGGCTTCTAGAATTTACAAACAAGGATGCGGATTGTTTTGTTCCGTGCTATCTATCTTTCTCCCCTTCCGTCCGTTCGCATCCACctcatggcgccgccgcgccatggctCCATTCCTCCTTCCTTCCGCTGCCTCGGCTTGCCCTCCCTCCTCCGGGTCAGGCTAGCTAGAAtcttcgcgcgcgcgcggcgcggtggaggggatATGAGCTGGAGCAGCAGATCGACGAGCAAGCGCGGaaggggggagcgcccgatagCTCGAGGTCGTGAGCCCCGCAGCGGCGACGCCCACGGCGCAGTCAAACGGAAGGGGGAGAAGACGGCACAAAGAATTCAAAATTCACACATCCCCATAGCATATTCCAATAGAGACGTGCGAATCGGGTGACAAATTCCGTCGAAATTCCTCGATTCGAACAAAGATATCAGGGAATATATACTGGAATGAATGCATCGAGGGGTTTATGATGCGTACCTTGATCGATCAATCAGAACAAGCAGCGGGCAGATAGTAAAATGCACACGTAGTTACGCACCTTGGTAGGAGTAGTAGCTAGATCTGAATCTGGGGACGaagaggcgaggcggcgcggtgcgaggaggagggagcggaggaAGATGAAGGAAACCCTAGAAGAGGAGAAGATGCGTTGCCGCGTCAGCAAGGGGGATTGGAAGCTTTTTAAAGAGGAGAAGagcaggaggaagacgaagaccaacagagagagagagagaggagtaggaGTATCGTAGTTCCCGCTTCTTTGGTCCGCGCCTTTTCCTGACTCTACTGTTTCTTCTTATGTGAATTGTTAGCAAAAAGGTGAATCACGTTTGTAAAATTTGCAACCGTGCCCTTGCTAGTGTCTACCGGCTAGGAGTGGGACGAGATTTGGGTTAAGGCAAGGGGGCCATCGGCGAAATCTGCGTGGCGTGTGGCGCGAACTTTTCGACGTTGGGGCCCAGAGCGAGCGAGTGGgtgggcagagagagagagagagagtggtggATGGAGGTTAATTACCAAATTAATTAGGGCTTATTCGGAAtgtaagtttgaaaaaaagGAGGCGTCGGGTGCCTGATTCCGGTTTGGGAAAATCGGACGTCCATGCCACGTTAACGTCAGCTTGATGCATGCGTGTAAAAccattttaaacttttttttatattatttatccaaatcatgatccgattacaccattaaattcgttgcaattaaatctttaaaacaagaccacacatggatatatttcgATGATTTTTTAAGCtcattattgaattatttttaaatattgtacGATATTCCACTAAGTATATCGAAATTATtttactaagtagatcgaaaatgtttcaatcgtttaaatcgcgCACTGTTTCacgttatataaaaataatgtttcagcaaatagcgaaagaattaatgtttcagttcactgtaacatttgatccatactccctccatcaaaaaaaacaaacctaggaCTAGATGTGACActttatagtacaacgaatatggacagaggtatgtccagattcatagtaatagaatgtgtcacatccagtactaggttggtttttttataggacgAATGGagtacatagtgaaacattataagtacactaggtgaaatatttttggtggaaaaaaaatgaaacaaattcctttaatagagggtttccataatatgtaggtgatttgttgcaaaagaatatttcaattcactgcaacattagatctatacatagtgaaacattatgagtacactaggtgaaacttttttgtgaaacaaaaaataaaacgaattctcttaatagagggtttcaaaaatatgtgggtgattcgTTGCAACGGAATATATGGTGGAGACACGTGGCGGGGACGCACGGAGGGGTGGGagcacgcggcgcggcgcccgaTTTCCTCGGCACCCATCGAGCGCCCGACGCGCAGCAATTTCtttgaaaaaacatagaaatatgATAGGAATGTATGTGTACAACATAAGATTTGAAAATacaggaatttcataggaatgGATATCTAGATGAACCATGTAAAAACACAGGAAACAATGATATATGCAAAGCTGATTAGAGAGTTAACTATTTTTTAGAGAGTTAATCATAGTCTTATCATAAATAATAGCACTAAATATTAAAAAGGAGAAACCTGAAGATGCTTAAGCCTTGCATTATTAGTGGCATCATGGCTTCATTTGCCTCGATCCTACGCAACGGGAATGTAAACAAAGAGGTTtgactggattttttttccctggagTTTTCCTATGAAATTAGCACCGTAGCAAAGTTTCCTCCATTTTTCCTAAGTAACAATCCTCCATTCCGAATGCATAAACAGTACCAATTCCTATGGGAATCGGAATACTGCATTTCTCCTCCATGAATCCCTCGATCCGAACAAGCCCTTAACCTTTCTTGGGATACTGAAGATCTCACCCACTCAATCACTCGCTTCatcttttaatatatgacgATTAGATACCCACTAGTACATTTAGACGGACTTGAGCAATAGGAGTATATAATAAATACTACTACAGTATATTTTGGAATTGATGGAAGGGGTACTTATCAATAGCTGAGCCAGAAGCTGACACTGCAGGTTTGGGACCTCAGTTAAAGTAGCAAGAAACATAGCTcaggccctatttagttcccacataaaaattttacaccatatcacatcgaacgtttgaatacctatatgaagtattaaatatagactaaaaaaacaactaattgcacacgaatcttttaaatctaattgctccatgatttaacaatatggtgctacagttaacatttgctaatgacagattagtTAAGCTTAACAAATTCGTCTTGTTGTTTACTAacggattttgtaattagttttttattagtgcgcGAACACCTCgtacgacaccctatataatacccgatgtgacactcaaaaactttacacctctgGATCTATATAAACACCCTtttagagtaagtttaatagtatatctAGCTACTGGCTTCAAATTATCTAATAGTTAATTTAGTAGCCaactcatacaatagttacctactCCCTCAGTAAAAAAACTAATCCAACTCAGGATTgaggttttttttggacggaagtAGTATAACATATACTTCTACTACATAATTCATacttggtcccacatgtcatacacatatgCATCTTGGAATCATTTGTGTTAcagctagctataaatctgtaacCCGCTAGTCTtctatcttttcttttatctcctcaaaatatgtttatagctgatttACATGTATCTGCTCTTCAAAAGACACAGCTGTAAAACACAGTTACTTTAAAGTAACTTCTCCCATTCACAGTTACTTTGAAAGCACAGTTACTTTCGAACCGTTTTTCGAACAAGGGCGAGAACTTTAAAAACATCGAGGGGTTTACTTTAAAAAGTATAGAGTTCGGAAAAAAACACTATatgaaaattactttaaaaagacacaccgtttaacggtttgaaaaaTATGAGGACACGAAAAAGTAGAAGTTGGGAAAGTAGGACGATAAACACAGCCGTAGAATGTTTTGGAAGAGATGAAgtcctaagagcaagtttaatagtatagttaaCTACTAGCTACAAATCATATATAATCAATCTAATAACTAATTTATACATTATAGttaattacaaatatatttatatatctaaAAGGTATAGttaattacaaatatatatatactacatcattaataatTGATTATACATGTTATACATATATGATGTTTTATAGTCCGTGCTGTAACTAGCTATAAATCTGTCTGTAGTTCACTTCTCTTATCTTATTTTCTCTATATATGCTTATAACTAACTTAAAGTCTGTTATTTTACACGCTCCAAAACGaggggcatttaactatttgccacttttagatttggcaattaactatttgtcacaCCTATCTCAATAACCTATAGGTTCACATGTGtctataacatgtgggtccaatgataaataattaattgccacatctaaaagtGGCATATAGTGCAATTAATATATCCCAAACGGAAGAGGTGAACAAGAGAAGACGCCGGTTGTTGGACGCGGACGCGTGCGACTTGACTCGGACGCCACGAGGCCACCACACACTCGCGGGCTCGTGGTGCCAGCCACGGTGGGTTCGGCGGTAACGGTAGCTACTTTTTTGGCGTCTCGACAGCGAgacattatacctttgc from Oryza glaberrima chromosome 6, OglaRS2, whole genome shotgun sequence includes these protein-coding regions:
- the LOC127777340 gene encoding uncharacterized protein LOC127777340; translated protein: MQGERDDEAGCFPAGDGGGGKGKAPSPPPPPPSHEIDGGHRRGLIRRRRRWRPVRGEVFAVGFMVAGAAYFLLADALAAGRRDDPADGDGDDDPSGGWFFAAYVLWITGLNLLYVLDYLMN
- the LOC127777052 gene encoding uncharacterized protein LOC127777052, whose protein sequence is MAAVQDDANGGGIKYLNKRIRSSSQVVVLLAAGIVVPMVVEHSNSKKQSSLHLPTELSAFFTLSSGLFLRGILVGEFHEPRPCRRRYVAIKVFVHICALFLVSLSFCLTLMMRMNVVVTSVTVAATAVLIAHRLWQCARTELDDDLDAYRDFDEIIHQLIELASHITSIIFLGWFGMAFFYFVNFPEEARDARFLLSEFFTFITSVAASLTMLKAVPRLRRTFLTLTLAAELEAMTWALVSGVAATAIAIAASKVGGYAALALLPGAVALAAWVLPPRWLPAFLEYGHGGDEPSSSHGFVSVALTVLLAVLTYHAKGGGMSSMYDEAFVLVTAADVVAALGWRMLTQRMAMADGGRGLKAAAKILSFFTVWLLVLSIMAFLETVESGKGADQRSGNYDTPTPLSLSLLVFVFLLLFSSLKSFQSPLLTRQRIFSSSRVSFIFLRSLLLAPRRLASSSPDSDLATTPTKPLLETGDLSQDKEMQDVQALPNHGHHGEDIEAGRNHPSNLPPENGSSTSSIARKEGKRLMHHYLKLALLLVTISTVPLIDILFLRGDALKLPHGLKFAAFFAFTAFITAISLMFHTLKLMTIKSERIIRAINQLKVSIVLLAISISSLILSFISITCSLLPKAYYFLPISLVPSILVGVFHFIYNGKFDVRDVRPEESKALKKALKSATQLTLCLVTTSFSGFIGDLLGIYHKAEKLGGQYSYAKVSIFFMLGSGLAGILALLLCRLLSSSEDHRMWQKTILAIANAVMLAMLVPALLLIAATILHGLLVPAVVFPVVAGAAAWAFIEFCTAAVGEEEDVDGGDGKAELGTMYAISVAVASVSFGAVLAVFGGLLSGAVGKAQLKVCTFFLTSAFVAAVSLGVVASTAPARKASVAVAAAVLACCGLGTVVLAALALFYQIGS